The Caldicellulosiruptor acetigenus DNA window CTATAAAGACAAACTACATACAAAAATTTTCAAAAGGAGAGTGAACTTTAGTGAAAAGAGTTGTTTCAGTTATCCTCTTGTTAGTATTTGCGCTTTCAATATTTACTGTATCATTTGCTTCTTCTAAAAATGTTATAAAGATAGGTGTGGACTTAGAACTTTCACAGGCAGTTGCTCAGTATGGGCAAAAAGAACTCGAAGGTATTAAACTTGCAATTGAGGAAATCAACCAGAAAGGTGGAATTGCCGGCAAGAAGATTGAACTTGTAGTTATTGACAACAAATCTGACAAAACTGAAGCTCAAAATGTTGCAACAAAACTTGCTGTAAGGGAAAATGTCCTTGCTATTTTAGGCCCTGCAACTTCAGGTGCCACAAAGTCAGCTGCAGTTGCTGCAACAAAGTACAAGGTTCCAATCATCTCACCTTCCGCAACAGATGATACTGTTACAGTTGACGAAAGAACTGGCAAAACAAAGACATATGTTTTCAGAACATGTTTTAACGACTCATTCCAGGGAAATGTAATGGCAAACTTTGCATTGAAAACTCTGAAAGCTAAAAAGGCAGCTATAATTTATGATGCAACATCGGATTATAGTAAAGGTCTTTTGAAAAATTTCAAGAATACATTTGAAAAAGGCGGCGGAAAAGTTATTGCTCAAGAGGCGTTTGGCAAGGGTGAACAAGATTTTAGCAGTATACTTACAAAGATAAGAGACAAAAAACCAGATGTGTTATTTGCCCCTGTTTATTATGATGAAGCAGGACTTATCATAAAACAAGCTCGTGAACTTGGAATGAATATTCCTATACTTGGTGCAGATGGTTTTGATGATCCGAAAGTTGTTGAAAAGGCTGGCAAAAAGAATGCTAACAATGTATTTTTCTCTGCTCATTACTCTTCCCAAGATACAGATGCGAAGGTTCAAGAGTTTATAAAGAAGTTTAAGGCAAAATACAATCAAGAACCAAATGCATTTGCTGCTCTTGGTTATGACCTTGGATACTTTATTGCAGACGCTCTCAAAAGAGCTAATTTGAAGTTTGACAGTATAGCAAAAGATAGAGAAAGATTGAGAGCGGCAATCGAAAATACAAAGAACTTTGTTGGCGTTACAGGAGTTGTGAGCATAAACAAATATCACAATGCTGAAAAATCTGCTGTAATCATAGAGCTTAAAGATGGTGTACAAAAATTCAAACAAAAACTTAATCCATAAGACTAATTCAAACTAAGAATTGGAAGGGGCAATTGTACTGGAATGGCCCCTTCCCTTATATTGTTTGCCATTTGTTTTTATAAATGATTTTAAGGTTTTGAAAGAGGTGAAAAGAACGTTGTCTACTTTCATACAGCAACTAATAAATGGTATAACTCTTGGAAGTGTTTATGCTCTTATAAGTCTTGGTTATACAATGGTGTATGGAATAATAAAACTTATAAACTTTGCTCATGGTGATATTTTTATGGTTGGCGCATATATTGCGTATCTGAGTGTTACATATTTGAAACTGGGTTTAATACCTTCTTTGATCGTTTCTATGACGTTTTGCAGCGTTTTAGGGATGCTTATTGAGAAGTTTGCCTACAAGCCTTTGAGAAACTCACCACGAATCTCAGCATTAATAACAGCAATTGGCGTTTCATTACTTTTGGAAAACCTGATGCAAATCATAATGGGAGCTGATTCAAGAGTTTTCCCAAGACTTGTTGATGAAAAAAATTATCATTTGCTCCAAGGTAGAATAGTGGTAAACAACAAACAGATATACCTTCTAATTATTACAATACTTTTGATGATAATCCTAAACTTTGTTGTCAAAAAGACAAAAATAGGAAAAGCCATGAGAGCGGTATCTCAAGATATGGATGCAGCAAGATTGATGGGTATAAACGTTGACACTACAATTTCATATACATTTGCTATAGGTTCTGCTCTTGCTGCAGCAGCTGGTGTTTTAGTTGGACTTTACTATAACACTATAAACCCTCTTATGGGTGTTTTGCCTGGACTCAAAGCTTTTATAGCCGCTGTGTTTGGTGGAATTGGTATCATTCCTGGTGCGATGCTTGGTGGATTTTCCCTCGGTATCATTGAAACACTTGTAAGTGGATACGGCAGTTCTATGTACAAGGATGCGGTTGCATTCGCTCTTTTGATATTGATTTTGATTATAAAACCCTCTGGCCTGCTCGGAAAAAATATAAAAGAGAAGGTGTAGGAAAAGATGAAAAAGAGACTTTTGGTATATTCTGTATTTGTTATTGTTCTTTATTTAATAATAACGCTTTTAATGAAGATGGGTATTATAGATGATTACATCAAACTAAACCTCTTTTTGATAATGCTGAATATCATTTTAGCCGTAAGTTTGAATTTAATAAATGGCATCACTGGCCAGTTTTCACTTGGACATGCAGGATTTATGGCAATTGGAGCGTATACCACTGCAGTTTTGACCACCCTTGAAAAACCAGTACCCTTTTATCTCACTGTTTTAATTGGTGGACTGTTTGCAATGATATGTGGTCTTATTATTGGTCTTCCTGTGCTGCGGCTAAGAGGTGACTATCTTGCAATTGCTACACTTGGTTTTGGAGAGATTATAAGAGTAATCATACAGAATATAGATTACTTAGGTGGCGCAAGTGGAATAAGTGACATACCACAAGGAATTGACTGGACTGGATATTTTGTCATTACAGTCTTAAGTGTAGTGGTTATATTAAATATTATCAATTCATCGTTTGGCAGAGCGATGATCGCCATCAGAGAAGATGAGATAGCTGCAGAAGCTATGGGAATCAATACAACTTTATATAAAGTTCTGGCATTTATGATAGGTGCTTTTTTTGCAGGAGTTGCAGGCTCAGTTTATTCCGGTTCATTTGGATTTATACAGCCAGATATGTTCAACTTCTTTAAATCAATTGACATATTAGTGATAGTTGTTTTGGGCGGGCTTGGAAGCATATCGGGTTCAATAATTTCTGCCATTGTGCTGACTATTATCTCTGCTTTGTTACAAGATTATCCTGCAGTGAGAATGGTTCTGTATGCTTTAATTTTAATAATAATTATGCTATTCAGGCCTCAAGGGCTTATGGGAACAAAAGAAATAAGACTTTCAAAGCTTATACCAATTGGCGGTGAGAAAAATGCTTAGGATAAAAAATGTGACGGTCAATTTTGGAGGAATTGTGGCGCTGAACAATGTCAATATTGATATTGAAAAAGGTGCAATAATCGGACTAATCGGGCCAAACGGTGCTGGTAAAACCACAGTGTTTAATGTGATTTCAGGTATATATAATCCTAATACTGGCAGGATAGAATTTTCAAACTACGATATAACTTATAAAAAGACATACCAAGTTTCTGCGCTGGGGATTTCAAGGACTTTTCAGAACATAAGATTGTTTAAGGAACTCAGTGTAATTGACAATGTGAAGATTTCTTTTCATAAGAATATTAGTTATAACCTTTTTGACGCAATTTTCAGAACATCAAAGTTTTTGAAAGAAGAAGAACAAAATCATAAAAAAGCTGAAGAACTTCTAAAAATCTTTGGACTTTATGAAAAAAGATTTGAACTTGCCAAAAATCTGCCCTATGGTGAACAAAGAAAGCTTGAAATTGTTCGTGCACTTGCAACGTCACCAAAACTCCTTTTATTAGACGAACCAGCAGCTGGAATGAATCCTCAAGAAACACAGGAGCTAAAGAACCTTATTAAATTTATAAAAGAGAAATTTGATTTGACTATACTCTTAATTGAACATGACATGTCGGTTGTAATGGACATATGTGAGAAAATCTATGTCCTTGACTATGGAGAAGTTATAGCTGTCGGAACTCCTGTTGAGGTCAAGAACAACCCTCGTGTGATAGAAGCCTACCTTGGAGAGGGGGATTTAGAGTTTGCTTAAAGTAAATGAAATTGATGTATTTTACGGTGCTATTCAAGCATTATTTTCTGTTTCACTTGAGGTTAAAAAAGGAGAGATTGTAACATTAATCGGAGCAAATGGTGCAGGAAAATCAACGCTGCTAAAGACTATATCTGGTTTGATAAGACCACGTTCAGGCACTATTTTGTTTGAGGATATTGATATTACCAAAAAATCTTCAATGGAGATTGTTAAACTTGGCATTTCTCACGTGCCAGAAGGAAGGCGCGTGTTTCCTGAAATGACGGTATTAGAAAATTTGGAGCTTGGAGCTTTTTTGAGGAAAGATAAACAGGCAATAAAAAAAGACTTAGAACTTGTGTTTGAAAGATTTCCAAGACTATATGAAAGAAAAAATCAACTTGCAGGGACACTTTCTGGCGGAGAACAGCAGATGCTGGCAATCGGAAGGGCTCTAATGTCAAGACCCAAATTACTTCTGCTTGATGAGCCTTCTATGGGACTTGCTCCTATACTTGTGACTGAAATTTTTAAGATAATTAAAGAAATTAATTCTCAAGGAACAACTATTCTTCTGATTGAACAGAATGCTAACATGGCACTTTCAATTGCAGACAGAGCATATGTAATAGAGACGGGTAAAATTGTTTTATCCGGAGATGCAAAAGAGATTGCAGCAAATCCTGAGGTCAAAAAAGCTTATTTGGGTGGCTGATTTTTAAAAATGTAAAAAAATGCAGGGTTATCTTGTTCAGCAAAGTTGTTTTTAAAAGACCCTGCATTTTTTTATATTTTTTATCAAAAATCAAAAGTTAGGAGAACAACTGACAAAGAGTAAACTCATAAAGATTGAAATAACTATAACAACTATGCTTGTTATAATCAAAGATTTTCCCAAATTATCTTCTCTTCTTGCTATATAAATACAACCCAAAATAATACCAACAATTGGAAACAATATTGAAACTATGTATAGCCAACCTACACTACTGTCAGTTTTCGTGTTATTGTAATTCGTATCTACATCGTAAACTGCCAACTTTCCACCACATTCATCGCATATCTCTGCTTTTTGAGGGTATATACGCCCACATTTCAGACAAATTTTTTTGTATTTATCTACTGGACCCAAAATAGATCCGCACTTCCAACATTCTGTCCTATTTTCACCATTTAATTCACCGCATTTTGGACATATTCTCAAATTTTATTTATCCTCCATATTTCCAACTAATGTTTATAATATTCTATCACTTTTATAATTTAACTGTCAATATCATTTTTGGAATTAATAATTTTAATCATTTATGCAAGCAAATTAATCTACTTACTTTTTCTACTTCCAGGTTTTACAATAGGTATACCTTCTTTACAAAGCGGACACTCTTCAGGCTCATATGTTTCAATCTCAAGTGTAAGAAGAGTTTTCAAAGGATAGCCAAGTTCTACCTTTCCACCACTTCTATCTACAATGCCAGCAACTGCCACAATTTCTCCTTTGTACTCTTTTACAATTTCAATTATCTCTCTTACAGACCCGCCTGTTGTTATGACGTCTTCAACTACCAAAACTTTTTCTCCCTCTTCAATCTTAAATCCTCTTCTGAGTTTCATTACCCCATCTTCTCTTTCTGCAAAGATGGAACGGCAATTTAGCTGTCTTGCAAGTTCGTATGAAAGTGTTACTGCCCCCAACGCGGGGCCTATAACAACGTCAATTTGTTTATCTTTAAAGTATTGTGCAAGGTCCCTGCAGATCATTTCTGCCAAGTTTGGGTACTGCAACACTTTTGCACATTGAAGGTACTTTGCACTGTGTTTTCCAGAGGACAAAAGAAAATGTCCTTCCAAAAGCGCATCTGTGTCTTTGAACATTTGAATGTAAGCCTCTTTATTCATAACTTTCTCTCCTTTCAATGATAGTTAAATCTTGTTTTTCAATTCCTCTTTCTTTTAAAAACTGTTGCCACCAGTCTTGATATGCTATTGTGGAAAGCTCCTTTCCAAGATGAGACCAGTCACCCTCAACAATAAGGTGGTATTTCCCTTCTTTATACTCGATTATATTTATAGCAGTATTGTCCTGCCACAAAATCTCGTTGAGTCTTTCAAATTCATATCCTTTTATATACGTCAGAAGAGCCCTAATTAATGTTCCGTGGGTTACGATGCATATTCTTTTTCCCACATTTGACTTTACGATGTCCTCAAAAGCAGATTTTGCCCTCAAGAAAAGTTCATACATACTTTCACCATTTGGCATACAATGTTTGTGAGGCATTTTCTCCCACATTTCATACTCTGTTGGATAAAGCAAAGGAAGCTCATCCCAGCACATGTCTTCCCAATCTCCACCATTTATCTCTATCAAATCTTCTCTTATTATAATCTTTATATCCCTTCCCTCTGCTATTTTGCTTGCAGTATAAAGGGCTCTTTTCAGAGGACTTGAATAAATCACATCAAAATGGACATTTTTTAATCTTTCTGCAAGTTTTTGAGCTTGCAATTTACCCTTTTCTGTTACATTGGAATCTGTAATACCATGAAATCTTCTTATAAAATTTCCTTCTGCCTCTGCATGACGAATAAGATATACAACTGTTTTTGACATTTTGTTTTCACCTCAGATATTTATGTTACCTACAAGCTCTTTTATGGAATTAAAACCCTTTCTTTCAAGATAAGCCTCAATTCCCTCTTTTATTTCGCAAACAGCTTTAGGATTTATAAAATTCACAGTGCCTATCTGAATGGCAGTTGCACCAGCAATAAAAAACTCAATGGCATCTTTGTAATTCATAATTCCCCCAATTCCAATAATAGGTATTCTAACTTTCTTAAAACACTCAAAAACCATTCTAACTGCAATTGGCTTTATAGCAGGGCCTGAAAGTCCACCTGTCACCATCTTTATCAGGGGTTTTCTTGTTTCAATGTCAATTGCCATAGCAGAGACAGTGTTTATAAGCGAAATTGCATCAGCTCCTGCGTTTTCTGCAGCTACCGCTAACTGGGTTATATCTGTAACATTTGGTGTTAGTTTAACAATAATTGGACAGCTTGCCACATCCTTTACAGACTTTGTTATCTCATAGACCTTTTCTGGGTCTTTGCCAAAGACCATTCCGCCTTCTTTCACGTTCGGACATGATAAATTTACTTCAATCATGTCTACAAGTGAAGTTAAGATTTTTGTAAGTTCAATAAACTCTTCTTTGGCAAAACCGTTTATATTGGCAATTATCTTTGTATCAAAGCCTTTTAAAAAAGGGAGTTCTTCATTTATAAATGCTTCTACCCCTGGATTTTCAAGCCCTACAGAGTTTATTATTCCAGCATACACTTCACAAAGTCTTGGCTGGGGATTGCCAATTCTCTTTTTTAAAGTGATGCCCTTTGTACATATAGCGCCAAATTCACTTATGTCAATTAACTTTGAATATTCACGACCAAAACCAAATGTGCCTGATGCTGCAATAACAGGGTTTTTGAGTCTTACCCCTGCTATCTCAACTTCTAAATTCATTCAATCTCAACCTCCATTATATCAAAAACAGGGCCATCTGAACACACATGATACATTTTATCATCTTTTCCTTTTATACTACAGCAAAGACATGCGCCTATCCCGCACGCCATTTTTTCTTCTAAAGAGGCATAACATTTTACAGGGAGATTAAGATTTTTAATCGCCTTTAACATAGGCTTTGGCCCACAGCAAAAAACAATTTTATATTCTGCTTTTGAAAAATTGGCTTTAAAAAGGTCAACAACACTCCCTTTATAACTGCTACTGCCATCATCTGTTGCTATTAAAGTATTGTCACAAATGTCCTTAAATCTTTCTACCAAAAACATTGAGTTTATGCTTCTAAATCCAAGAAATACATCAACTTTATTGCCTCTATTTTTGAGCTCTTTACAGAGGCCAACAAGGGGGAAAATCCCAACCCCCCCTCCAATCACAGCAACCTTACCATCGAACCTGTCTATCAAAAATGAGTTTCCAAGCGGACCCAAGATATTAATGACCTCTCCTTTTGATTTTTGAGAAAGAAGCTTTGTGCCTTTACCTACCACTTTGTAACCGATATAGACTCTTTTTCCCTCAACAAAAGAGATGCTGAAAGGTCTTCTCAAAAGAGGATAAATGCTCTCTTTATCAATTAGAATATTCACAAAATTGCCCGGTTTAAAATTTTCTGCTAAATATTCAGATTCAAAGGATAAGAGAAATATATCATTTGCAATCTTTACATTTTCTTCAATTTTAACGTCTAATAGCTTCATTGTCAATCTCTCCTATGTTAAATATGTCAAGTTCTCTTTTTTGTTTTAGAAACTCAATAATTTCAACTACAGCTTTTGCAGTGTCAACTGAAGTGAAGATTGGCACTTTGTTTTCCACAGCAAATCTTCTTATCAAAAAACCATCTCTTTGCGGCTGTCTTCCTTTTGTAGGAGTATTGATAACAATATTTATTTCTCCCTTTCTAATCAAATCTATTATATTTGGACTTCCTTCGGACACTTTTTTAACATAATTTGCAGCAACCTGATAAAAATTCAGGTGTTTTGCAGTCTTTGATGTTGCATATATTTTGAATCCAAGCTTTTCAAACTTCTCAGCAATAGGGATGATTTCATTTTTATCAGGGTCGGCAACAGTAAAAAGTACACCACCTTCTAATGGCAGCTTTGTTCCGCTTGCAACAAGCCCTTTGTAGAGAGCAACATAATAGTCTTTCGAAATTCCCATAACCTCGCCTGTTGACTTCATCTCAGGACCAAGTGATACTTCAACATCAGGCAGTTTTTCAAATGAGAAAACAGGAACTTTAAAGGCATAGAAATCTTTTTTCGGCAAAAGCCCAACTGTGTTTACCAAATCTTTCAGCTTATATCCCAAACTTACCATTGTTGCAAGCTCAACCATAGGGACACCAGTTACCTTGCTCAAAAACGGTACCGTTCTGCTGCCTCTTGGATTTACTTCGATAACATAAAGTTCTTCATTTTGAACAATAAACTGCACATTCATAAGCCCTTTGCATTCAAGCTCTCTTGCTATTTTGAGGGTGTATTCGACAATCTTCTCTTCAATATACTTTGAAATATTCCTTGCAGGATACAGTGAAATACTGTCTCCCGAATGAACACCCGCTCTTTCAATATGTTCCATTATCCCGGGTATCAAGATATCCTCGCCATCAGATATAGCATCAACCTCTATTTCTTTTCCGACGATGTATTTGTCAATGAGGATGGGGTGGCTATTTAAATTCTTTGCAT harbors:
- a CDS encoding ABC transporter substrate-binding protein gives rise to the protein MKRVVSVILLLVFALSIFTVSFASSKNVIKIGVDLELSQAVAQYGQKELEGIKLAIEEINQKGGIAGKKIELVVIDNKSDKTEAQNVATKLAVRENVLAILGPATSGATKSAAVAATKYKVPIISPSATDDTVTVDERTGKTKTYVFRTCFNDSFQGNVMANFALKTLKAKKAAIIYDATSDYSKGLLKNFKNTFEKGGGKVIAQEAFGKGEQDFSSILTKIRDKKPDVLFAPVYYDEAGLIIKQARELGMNIPILGADGFDDPKVVEKAGKKNANNVFFSAHYSSQDTDAKVQEFIKKFKAKYNQEPNAFAALGYDLGYFIADALKRANLKFDSIAKDRERLRAAIENTKNFVGVTGVVSINKYHNAEKSAVIIELKDGVQKFKQKLNP
- a CDS encoding branched-chain amino acid ABC transporter permease, which translates into the protein MSTFIQQLINGITLGSVYALISLGYTMVYGIIKLINFAHGDIFMVGAYIAYLSVTYLKLGLIPSLIVSMTFCSVLGMLIEKFAYKPLRNSPRISALITAIGVSLLLENLMQIIMGADSRVFPRLVDEKNYHLLQGRIVVNNKQIYLLIITILLMIILNFVVKKTKIGKAMRAVSQDMDAARLMGINVDTTISYTFAIGSALAAAAGVLVGLYYNTINPLMGVLPGLKAFIAAVFGGIGIIPGAMLGGFSLGIIETLVSGYGSSMYKDAVAFALLILILIIKPSGLLGKNIKEKV
- a CDS encoding branched-chain amino acid ABC transporter permease, whose amino-acid sequence is MKKRLLVYSVFVIVLYLIITLLMKMGIIDDYIKLNLFLIMLNIILAVSLNLINGITGQFSLGHAGFMAIGAYTTAVLTTLEKPVPFYLTVLIGGLFAMICGLIIGLPVLRLRGDYLAIATLGFGEIIRVIIQNIDYLGGASGISDIPQGIDWTGYFVITVLSVVVILNIINSSFGRAMIAIREDEIAAEAMGINTTLYKVLAFMIGAFFAGVAGSVYSGSFGFIQPDMFNFFKSIDILVIVVLGGLGSISGSIISAIVLTIISALLQDYPAVRMVLYALILIIIMLFRPQGLMGTKEIRLSKLIPIGGEKNA
- a CDS encoding ABC transporter ATP-binding protein; this translates as MLRIKNVTVNFGGIVALNNVNIDIEKGAIIGLIGPNGAGKTTVFNVISGIYNPNTGRIEFSNYDITYKKTYQVSALGISRTFQNIRLFKELSVIDNVKISFHKNISYNLFDAIFRTSKFLKEEEQNHKKAEELLKIFGLYEKRFELAKNLPYGEQRKLEIVRALATSPKLLLLDEPAAGMNPQETQELKNLIKFIKEKFDLTILLIEHDMSVVMDICEKIYVLDYGEVIAVGTPVEVKNNPRVIEAYLGEGDLEFA
- a CDS encoding ABC transporter ATP-binding protein, coding for MLKVNEIDVFYGAIQALFSVSLEVKKGEIVTLIGANGAGKSTLLKTISGLIRPRSGTILFEDIDITKKSSMEIVKLGISHVPEGRRVFPEMTVLENLELGAFLRKDKQAIKKDLELVFERFPRLYERKNQLAGTLSGGEQQMLAIGRALMSRPKLLLLDEPSMGLAPILVTEIFKIIKEINSQGTTILLIEQNANMALSIADRAYVIETGKIVLSGDAKEIAANPEVKKAYLGG
- a CDS encoding double zinc ribbon domain-containing protein, with translation MRICPKCGELNGENRTECWKCGSILGPVDKYKKICLKCGRIYPQKAEICDECGGKLAVYDVDTNYNNTKTDSSVGWLYIVSILFPIVGIILGCIYIARREDNLGKSLIITSIVVIVISIFMSLLFVSCSPNF
- the pyrE gene encoding orotate phosphoribosyltransferase codes for the protein MNKEAYIQMFKDTDALLEGHFLLSSGKHSAKYLQCAKVLQYPNLAEMICRDLAQYFKDKQIDVVIGPALGAVTLSYELARQLNCRSIFAEREDGVMKLRRGFKIEEGEKVLVVEDVITTGGSVREIIEIVKEYKGEIVAVAGIVDRSGGKVELGYPLKTLLTLEIETYEPEECPLCKEGIPIVKPGSRKSK
- a CDS encoding histidine phosphatase family protein, which gives rise to MSKTVVYLIRHAEAEGNFIRRFHGITDSNVTEKGKLQAQKLAERLKNVHFDVIYSSPLKRALYTASKIAEGRDIKIIIREDLIEINGGDWEDMCWDELPLLYPTEYEMWEKMPHKHCMPNGESMYELFLRAKSAFEDIVKSNVGKRICIVTHGTLIRALLTYIKGYEFERLNEILWQDNTAINIIEYKEGKYHLIVEGDWSHLGKELSTIAYQDWWQQFLKERGIEKQDLTIIERRESYE
- a CDS encoding dihydroorotate dehydrogenase yields the protein MNLEVEIAGVRLKNPVIAASGTFGFGREYSKLIDISEFGAICTKGITLKKRIGNPQPRLCEVYAGIINSVGLENPGVEAFINEELPFLKGFDTKIIANINGFAKEEFIELTKILTSLVDMIEVNLSCPNVKEGGMVFGKDPEKVYEITKSVKDVASCPIIVKLTPNVTDITQLAVAAENAGADAISLINTVSAMAIDIETRKPLIKMVTGGLSGPAIKPIAVRMVFECFKKVRIPIIGIGGIMNYKDAIEFFIAGATAIQIGTVNFINPKAVCEIKEGIEAYLERKGFNSIKELVGNINI
- a CDS encoding dihydroorotate dehydrogenase electron transfer subunit — translated: MKLLDVKIEENVKIANDIFLLSFESEYLAENFKPGNFVNILIDKESIYPLLRRPFSISFVEGKRVYIGYKVVGKGTKLLSQKSKGEVINILGPLGNSFLIDRFDGKVAVIGGGVGIFPLVGLCKELKNRGNKVDVFLGFRSINSMFLVERFKDICDNTLIATDDGSSSYKGSVVDLFKANFSKAEYKIVFCCGPKPMLKAIKNLNLPVKCYASLEEKMACGIGACLCCSIKGKDDKMYHVCSDGPVFDIMEVEIE